In Hamadaea flava, a genomic segment contains:
- a CDS encoding alpha-glucuronidase, producing the protein MISDFHPAWLPAEAFRALGSRRVQVRGDGLLLDTVRTEVAAACRRFGGAPADTGLCDVSFAVSSQADLAPEEFTYARGEGVTVVRAADPAGLLHGFFHVVRQGERAFAGDFDERHAPALPIRLVSHWDNVDVHPVMGQVERGYAGGSIFWSAGRLREDLSRVRAYARLLAAGGINAVAINNVNVHEAEAHLLTDRIGEVAALAEQFRAYGIRVHLSVDFAAPITLGGLPTADPLDERVRAWWAQATQAVYARIPDFGGYVVKADSEGQPGPSAYARSHADGANLLAEALAPFGGVVHWRAFVYNHRQDWRDRSTDRARAAYDHFTPLDGRFAPNVILQVKHGPMDFQVREPVSPLLGAMPSTPVAVEVQATQEYTGQQRHVCYLGPMWSEVLRFPFGRPVAGLVQGMVTVANVGDDPFWTGHPLAQANLYAAARLGWNPALDPLALLDEWIALTFPGHDPALREALRAIMDESWQAYERYTAPLGVGFMVRPGHHYGPDVDGYEYTPWGTYHFADRDGIGVDRTRATGTGFTGQYPSPWRDLYESLADCPDELLLFFHHVPYAHVLRNGATVVQHIYDTHFAGVERVEAMILRWQQVSGLVDEAVAARINERLAQQLRSAEEWRDQVNTYFYRKSGVPDARGRRIY; encoded by the coding sequence ATGATCTCCGACTTCCATCCGGCGTGGCTGCCCGCCGAGGCTTTCCGCGCGCTCGGCTCCCGGCGGGTCCAGGTCCGCGGCGACGGTCTCCTGCTCGACACGGTACGCACCGAGGTGGCGGCCGCGTGCCGCCGGTTCGGCGGGGCCCCGGCCGACACCGGCCTGTGTGACGTGTCGTTCGCCGTCTCGTCGCAGGCCGACCTGGCACCCGAGGAGTTCACCTACGCCCGGGGCGAGGGGGTGACCGTGGTACGCGCGGCCGATCCGGCCGGGCTGCTGCACGGGTTCTTCCACGTCGTCCGCCAGGGTGAGCGCGCGTTCGCTGGGGACTTCGACGAGCGGCACGCTCCGGCGCTGCCGATCCGGCTGGTGTCCCACTGGGACAATGTGGACGTTCATCCGGTGATGGGCCAGGTCGAGCGGGGGTACGCCGGTGGCTCGATCTTCTGGTCGGCGGGCCGCCTGCGCGAGGACCTGAGCCGGGTGCGGGCGTACGCCCGGCTGCTGGCCGCCGGTGGGATCAACGCGGTGGCGATCAACAACGTCAACGTGCACGAGGCCGAGGCGCACCTGCTGACCGACCGGATCGGGGAGGTCGCCGCGCTCGCCGAGCAGTTCCGGGCGTACGGGATCCGGGTGCACCTGAGCGTCGACTTCGCCGCCCCGATCACGCTGGGCGGGCTGCCGACCGCGGATCCGCTGGACGAGCGCGTTCGGGCCTGGTGGGCGCAGGCCACCCAAGCCGTGTACGCGCGCATCCCCGACTTCGGCGGGTACGTCGTGAAGGCCGACTCGGAGGGGCAGCCGGGGCCGTCCGCGTACGCCCGCAGCCACGCCGACGGGGCGAACCTGCTCGCCGAGGCGCTGGCCCCGTTCGGGGGCGTCGTGCACTGGCGGGCGTTCGTCTACAACCACCGTCAGGATTGGCGGGACCGTTCGACCGATCGGGCGCGGGCGGCGTACGACCACTTCACGCCGCTGGACGGCCGGTTCGCCCCGAACGTGATCCTCCAGGTCAAGCACGGCCCGATGGACTTCCAGGTACGCGAGCCGGTGTCGCCGCTGCTCGGCGCGATGCCGTCGACCCCGGTGGCGGTGGAGGTGCAGGCGACGCAGGAGTACACCGGCCAGCAGCGGCACGTGTGCTATCTCGGTCCGATGTGGAGCGAGGTGCTGCGCTTCCCGTTCGGGCGCCCGGTGGCCGGCCTCGTTCAGGGCATGGTGACCGTGGCCAACGTCGGCGACGACCCGTTCTGGACCGGGCATCCGCTCGCCCAGGCCAACCTGTACGCCGCCGCGCGGCTCGGCTGGAACCCCGCCCTCGATCCGCTCGCCCTGCTCGACGAGTGGATCGCGCTGACCTTCCCCGGTCACGATCCGGCGCTGCGGGAGGCGCTACGGGCGATCATGGACGAGTCGTGGCAGGCGTACGAGCGCTACACCGCGCCGCTCGGCGTCGGCTTCATGGTCCGGCCGGGCCACCACTACGGGCCGGACGTCGACGGCTACGAGTACACGCCGTGGGGCACCTACCACTTCGCCGACCGCGACGGCATCGGCGTCGACCGGACGCGGGCCACCGGGACAGGGTTCACCGGGCAGTACCCGTCGCCGTGGCGCGACCTGTACGAGTCGCTCGCCGACTGCCCGGACGAGCTGCTGCTGTTCTTCCACCACGTCCCGTACGCGCACGTGCTGCGCAACGGCGCGACCGTCGTCCAGCACATCTACGACACGCACTTCGCCGGGGTCGAACGCGTCGAGGCGATGATCCTGCGCTGGCAGCAGGTCTCGGGCCTGGTCGACGAGGCGGTCGCGGCCCGGATCAACGAGCGGCTGGCCCAGCAGCTGCGGTCGGCCGAGGAATGGCGGGACCAGGTCAACACGTACTTCTACCGGAAGTCCGGCGTCCCCGACGCCCGCGGCCGCCGTATCTATTAG
- a CDS encoding benzoate/H(+) symporter BenE family transporter, giving the protein MTKSVQPLLAGVVTALVGFASSFAVVLAGLRAVGADDRQAASGLFALCVGIGVTAILLSLRRRMPITIAWSTPGAALLVSTGPVAGGFAAAEGAFLVAGALIVVAALFPVLSRWVTAIPGPIASAMLAGVLLDLCLAPAHAIVQVPRLALPVVLVWALLYRLARPWAVPGALVAAIVAIAVTGTDRPLSGGLWPEPVFTTPTFTVASLVSIALPLFLVTMAAQNIPGIAVLAGFGYHPPVRPLLAATGAASMGAALFGGHALNLAAISAALAAGPEAGPDPKRRWIASATAGAGMIGLGLAGGLAMALVSVSPAVLIEAVAGLALLGAFASALVAAVTPVEGRDAAIVTLVVTASGMNLFGIGAAFWGLVAGGLMYLLQRSRSGPRGGRPVVVEAEPKAPAETVTV; this is encoded by the coding sequence TTGACGAAGTCTGTGCAGCCGTTGCTGGCCGGAGTCGTCACCGCGCTGGTCGGCTTCGCGAGTTCCTTCGCGGTCGTGCTCGCCGGGCTGCGCGCGGTCGGCGCCGACGACCGGCAGGCGGCCTCCGGCCTGTTCGCGTTGTGCGTCGGCATCGGGGTGACCGCGATCCTGCTCTCCCTGCGCCGCCGGATGCCGATCACCATCGCCTGGTCGACACCGGGCGCCGCGCTGCTCGTCTCGACCGGGCCGGTCGCGGGCGGGTTCGCCGCCGCCGAGGGCGCGTTCCTCGTCGCGGGGGCGCTGATCGTGGTGGCGGCGTTGTTCCCGGTGCTCAGCCGCTGGGTCACGGCGATTCCCGGGCCGATCGCGTCGGCCATGCTGGCCGGCGTACTGCTGGATCTCTGCCTGGCCCCGGCCCACGCGATCGTGCAGGTGCCCCGGCTGGCCCTGCCCGTCGTGCTGGTCTGGGCCCTGCTCTACCGGCTGGCGCGGCCGTGGGCGGTCCCCGGAGCGCTCGTCGCGGCGATCGTCGCGATCGCGGTGACCGGGACCGACCGGCCGCTCTCGGGCGGGCTCTGGCCGGAACCGGTGTTCACCACGCCCACCTTCACGGTGGCGTCGCTGGTCAGCATCGCCTTGCCGCTGTTCCTGGTCACGATGGCCGCGCAGAACATCCCCGGCATCGCGGTGCTCGCCGGATTCGGCTACCACCCGCCGGTACGCCCGCTGCTGGCCGCGACCGGTGCGGCGAGCATGGGCGCGGCCCTGTTCGGCGGGCACGCGCTCAACCTGGCGGCGATCAGCGCCGCGCTCGCGGCCGGTCCTGAAGCCGGCCCCGATCCGAAGCGTCGCTGGATCGCGTCGGCCACCGCCGGAGCGGGCATGATCGGCCTCGGCCTGGCCGGGGGACTCGCGATGGCGCTGGTCAGTGTGTCGCCCGCGGTCCTCATCGAGGCGGTCGCGGGGCTGGCCCTGCTCGGCGCGTTCGCGAGCGCGCTCGTCGCCGCGGTGACTCCGGTCGAGGGCCGCGACGCCGCGATCGTGACGCTCGTCGTGACGGCCTCCGGGATGAACCTGTTCGGCATCGGCGCGGCGTTCTGGGGACTGGTCGCGGGCGGCCTCATGTATCTGTTGCAGCGCAGCCGATCCGGCCCTCGAGGTGGGCGCCCGGTCGTCGTCGAGGCCGAGCCGAAAGCTCCGGCCGAAACCGTCACGGTCTAG
- a CDS encoding helix-turn-helix domain-containing protein: MTPPSASPDPTNVAVGQRLRRLREQQGLSLSALARAAGIGKATLSGLENGTRNPTLETLYAITAQLDVPLAALLTDPAGRQAPAFIPGAAVRGTLLEVFTDPGVTSELYRLEVHPGRTQTSPAHPRGVTEHLTVYAGTLRTGPADDPREVHAGEHFSWVSDVPHVYAAIGGEIVLAALLIRYPRVR, from the coding sequence ATGACCCCGCCGTCCGCCAGCCCGGACCCGACGAACGTCGCCGTCGGGCAACGTCTGCGGCGGCTACGCGAACAGCAGGGGCTGTCACTGTCGGCCCTCGCGCGGGCGGCCGGGATCGGCAAGGCCACGCTGTCCGGGCTGGAGAACGGCACGCGCAACCCCACCCTGGAGACGCTGTACGCGATCACTGCGCAGCTCGACGTGCCGCTGGCGGCGCTGCTCACCGATCCGGCCGGGCGACAGGCTCCGGCGTTCATCCCCGGCGCGGCCGTCCGGGGGACCCTGCTGGAGGTGTTCACCGATCCCGGGGTCACCTCCGAGCTGTACCGCCTCGAAGTGCACCCGGGCCGGACCCAGACCTCCCCCGCCCACCCTCGGGGCGTCACCGAACACCTCACCGTGTACGCGGGAACGCTGCGTACCGGGCCGGCGGACGATCCCCGCGAGGTCCACGCCGGGGAGCACTTCTCCTGGGTGTCCGACGTGCCTCACGTGTACGCCGCGATCGGCGGCGAGATCGTGCTGGCCGCCCTCCTGATCCGGTATCCCCGGGTCCGCTGA
- a CDS encoding pectate lyase family protein has protein sequence MSHLHESRHLRRRWRLALTAGLALVTAGATTAVMARSADAATVSTSAVYVFVNRNSGKAMDVYNWATADNAPINQFTRNDLAVQQWQFVDVGSGYYQIRSVFSGKVLELPNANDGVQLVQNAAAGGNTRQHFRLADSDSGYVRFISRHSNKALDVWQWSTADGAMISQYADLDGWNQQWQLATVGGGGGGSTTGLAGWATQGGGTTGGGSAAATTVTSSSALSSAVSGTTARVVRVSGTISCSGMITVGSNKTILGNSGAVIAGCGLNVSNASNVIIRNLTFRDWNDDAINVQYSTRVWIDHNSLSNGYDGAIDIKRASDYVTVSWNRISSHDKAMLLGHDDGNGAEDRGHLRVTYHHNWFDGSNQRHPRVRFGNPVHVVNNYYNDIGSYGVASTMEACVIVEGNYFENTDDPYHRGEGDSPAGSLTARNNTLVGSGSGQAGGSACGSLPYSYPVESSGNVKASVTGGAGAGRITV, from the coding sequence ATGTCCCACCTCCACGAGAGCCGTCACCTCAGGCGCCGCTGGCGCCTGGCGCTGACCGCGGGCCTGGCCCTGGTGACGGCCGGCGCGACCACCGCCGTGATGGCCCGGTCCGCCGACGCCGCGACGGTGAGCACCAGCGCCGTCTACGTCTTCGTCAACCGCAACAGCGGCAAGGCGATGGACGTGTACAACTGGGCGACGGCCGACAACGCCCCGATCAACCAGTTCACCCGCAACGACCTGGCCGTGCAGCAGTGGCAGTTCGTCGACGTGGGCAGCGGTTACTACCAGATCCGGTCCGTGTTCAGCGGCAAGGTCCTGGAGCTGCCCAACGCCAACGACGGGGTGCAGCTGGTGCAGAACGCGGCGGCCGGCGGCAACACCCGGCAGCACTTCCGGCTGGCCGACTCCGACAGCGGCTACGTCAGGTTCATCAGCCGGCACAGCAACAAGGCGCTCGACGTGTGGCAGTGGTCCACCGCGGACGGCGCCATGATCTCGCAGTACGCCGACCTCGACGGCTGGAACCAGCAGTGGCAGCTGGCGACTGTCGGCGGCGGCGGCGGTGGCAGCACCACCGGGCTGGCCGGCTGGGCGACCCAGGGCGGCGGCACGACCGGTGGCGGAAGCGCGGCGGCGACGACCGTGACGAGCTCCTCGGCGCTGTCCAGTGCCGTGTCCGGCACGACCGCGCGGGTGGTCCGCGTCTCGGGCACCATCTCGTGCTCGGGAATGATCACCGTCGGCTCCAACAAGACGATCCTCGGCAACTCCGGGGCGGTCATCGCCGGCTGCGGCCTGAACGTCTCCAACGCCAGTAACGTGATCATCCGCAACCTCACGTTCCGGGACTGGAACGACGACGCGATCAACGTGCAGTACTCGACTCGCGTGTGGATCGATCACAACAGCCTGTCGAACGGCTACGACGGCGCCATCGACATCAAGCGCGCCTCGGACTACGTGACCGTCTCCTGGAACCGCATCTCCAGCCACGACAAGGCGATGCTCCTCGGTCACGACGACGGCAACGGCGCGGAGGACCGTGGCCACCTGCGCGTCACGTACCACCACAACTGGTTCGACGGCTCGAACCAGCGGCACCCGCGCGTACGCTTCGGCAACCCGGTGCACGTGGTGAACAACTACTACAACGACATCGGCTCCTACGGCGTGGCGTCCACCATGGAGGCCTGCGTCATCGTCGAGGGCAACTACTTCGAGAACACGGACGACCCCTACCACCGAGGTGAGGGCGACTCGCCCGCCGGCAGCCTGACGGCGCGGAACAACACGCTGGTCGGCTCCGGGAGCGGGCAGGCCGGTGGCAGCGCGTGCGGCAGCCTGCCGTACTCCTACCCGGTCGAGTCCTCCGGCAACGTCAAGGCCAGCGTCACCGGTGGCGCCGGGGCGGGACGTATCACGGTGTGA
- a CDS encoding TetR/AcrR family transcriptional regulator: MGRPRAFDETEVIKAAAELFAGRAYDGVSVDDLVTSLGVHRNSLYKVFGSKRGLYLAALRWYLAERVQPMLAGLRSGPDPAAELRDLLGGVDRHDLDLLLLAVVERAPVDEEVADLVGGVLRDLDATVAKALPGQPSDDAIAVALTATILGLRLRARAGGVPPEAGAVLLHQIQAQP; encoded by the coding sequence ATGGGACGGCCACGAGCGTTCGACGAGACCGAGGTCATCAAGGCGGCGGCCGAGCTGTTCGCCGGCCGGGCCTACGACGGCGTCTCCGTCGACGACCTGGTGACCAGCCTGGGAGTGCACCGCAACAGCCTCTACAAGGTGTTCGGCAGCAAACGGGGCCTGTATCTGGCGGCGTTGCGCTGGTACCTGGCCGAGCGGGTCCAGCCGATGCTGGCCGGCCTGCGGAGCGGGCCGGACCCGGCGGCCGAGCTGCGGGACCTGCTCGGCGGCGTCGACCGGCACGACCTCGACCTGCTGCTCCTGGCGGTGGTCGAGCGGGCCCCGGTCGATGAGGAGGTCGCCGACCTCGTCGGGGGAGTGCTCCGGGACCTGGACGCCACCGTGGCGAAGGCGCTGCCCGGGCAGCCGTCCGACGACGCGATCGCGGTGGCGCTGACCGCCACGATCCTGGGCCTGCGCCTGCGGGCCCGGGCCGGTGGCGTCCCGCCGGAGGCCGGAGCCGTCCTCCTGCACCAGATTCAGGCACAACCGTGA
- a CDS encoding sodium:solute symporter family protein: MTADRITEITLFALLLGGMLALGYNAARWRRPKTVDALEEWGVGGRAFGNWVTWFLLGGSMYTAYTYIAVPAVVYGTGAIGFFAVPFAVVCGPLMYFLSTRTWSVSHAHGFVTSAEFVRARFGSRTLGALVALTGIAATMPYIAVQLVALKATFATIGFSGEWPLLVAVTVASVTTFKSGLRAPTLLSILKDLLLVWLVLMMLAMIALTGGFQSAFTAANQRYATDASAVSNLLLPENAYLGYLSLAVGSALAVFVYPHAVTVILAAKDRTAIKHNAAASPVYCLALGLFALLGVYAIGQGVVPHDGDVNTITPQVFHDVFPNWIAGIAYATIAVAALIPAAVMSIAAANLFTRCIYREYLRPDATPAEETRVSRYLSLLAKVGAALFILLLDPAFSIDLQLIGGVLILQTVPAALLGLYTAWLHRAALIAGLLAGLGSGVLMLYLIPQRAADGHVLKAHFGGSSWPLRWLGLDSAASVYVGLLALAVNLGVAVGLTVALRAIGVPGGRDATRPDDYFADAGDEDFQRLGDLVDGRHPAPVGAHSRIEERSFLTDRS, encoded by the coding sequence ATGACCGCCGACCGGATCACCGAGATCACGCTGTTCGCCCTCCTGCTCGGCGGCATGCTGGCCCTCGGCTACAACGCCGCGCGCTGGCGACGCCCCAAGACCGTCGACGCGCTGGAGGAGTGGGGCGTCGGCGGGCGCGCCTTCGGCAACTGGGTCACCTGGTTCCTGCTCGGCGGCAGCATGTACACCGCGTACACGTACATCGCCGTGCCGGCCGTGGTCTACGGCACCGGCGCGATCGGCTTCTTCGCGGTGCCGTTCGCCGTCGTCTGCGGCCCGCTCATGTACTTCCTCAGCACGCGTACCTGGTCGGTGTCGCACGCCCACGGGTTCGTCACCTCGGCCGAGTTCGTCCGCGCGCGGTTCGGCTCGCGTACTCTCGGCGCGCTGGTCGCCCTCACCGGCATCGCCGCGACCATGCCGTACATCGCGGTCCAGCTGGTCGCCCTCAAGGCGACCTTCGCCACCATCGGCTTCTCCGGCGAGTGGCCGCTCCTGGTCGCGGTCACCGTCGCCTCGGTCACCACGTTCAAGTCCGGACTGCGGGCGCCCACCCTGCTGTCCATCCTCAAGGACCTGCTGCTCGTCTGGCTGGTCCTCATGATGCTCGCGATGATCGCGCTCACGGGCGGGTTCCAGTCCGCGTTCACGGCGGCGAATCAGCGGTACGCCACGGACGCGTCCGCCGTCAGCAACCTGCTGCTGCCGGAGAACGCGTACCTCGGGTATCTGTCCTTGGCCGTGGGGTCGGCGCTGGCCGTCTTCGTCTACCCGCACGCCGTCACGGTGATCCTCGCCGCCAAGGACCGCACCGCGATCAAGCACAACGCCGCGGCGTCCCCGGTCTACTGCCTCGCCCTCGGCCTGTTCGCCCTCCTCGGGGTGTACGCCATCGGCCAGGGCGTCGTCCCGCACGACGGCGACGTCAACACGATCACCCCGCAGGTCTTCCACGACGTGTTCCCGAATTGGATCGCCGGCATCGCGTACGCCACCATCGCCGTCGCCGCCCTCATCCCGGCGGCGGTCATGTCGATCGCGGCGGCCAACCTGTTCACCCGCTGCATTTATCGCGAGTACCTGCGACCGGACGCGACACCGGCCGAGGAGACGCGGGTGAGCCGCTACCTGTCGCTGCTGGCCAAGGTCGGCGCGGCGCTGTTCATCCTGCTGCTCGACCCGGCGTTCTCGATCGACCTCCAGCTGATCGGCGGCGTCCTGATCCTGCAGACCGTCCCGGCCGCCCTCCTGGGGCTGTACACCGCCTGGCTGCATCGCGCCGCCCTCATCGCCGGCCTGCTGGCCGGACTCGGCTCCGGCGTGCTGATGCTCTACCTGATTCCGCAACGCGCCGCCGACGGTCACGTGCTCAAGGCCCACTTCGGCGGGTCGAGCTGGCCGCTGCGGTGGCTCGGCCTCGACTCGGCCGCCAGTGTCTACGTAGGACTGCTGGCGCTCGCCGTGAACCTGGGCGTCGCCGTCGGCCTGACCGTCGCACTGCGGGCGATCGGCGTACCGGGCGGGCGGGACGCCACCCGGCCCGACGACTACTTCGCGGACGCCGGGGACGAGGACTTCCAGCGCTTGGGCGATCTCGTGGACGGCCGGCACCCCGCACCCGTCGGCGCCCACTCCCGAATTGAGGAACGGTCGTTCTTGACTGATCGTTCCTAA
- a CDS encoding DUF3311 domain-containing protein, with protein sequence MTPPRLRPRNRAEWLLTIPIVVPLLIPLYNRVDPTLWGVPFFYWFQIACAALAIGVISLVHRLGKERR encoded by the coding sequence GTGACGCCGCCCCGCCTCCGTCCCCGTAACCGTGCCGAATGGCTGCTCACGATCCCCATCGTCGTTCCGCTGCTGATCCCGCTCTACAACCGGGTCGACCCCACGCTCTGGGGAGTCCCGTTCTTCTACTGGTTCCAGATCGCGTGTGCCGCGCTCGCCATCGGCGTGATCAGCCTCGTGCACCGGCTCGGCAAGGAGCGGCGCTGA
- a CDS encoding beta-L-arabinofuranosidase domain-containing protein: MPSFPLSRRGLFQAAGVTAVAAVPALAATAAHAATVPPARSDIGVGAYAFDLGQVQLTSGRLLDNQNRTLAYLRFVDVDRLLYNFRANHKLSTNGAAATGGWDAPTFPFRTHVQGHFLTAWAQAYAVLGDPTCRDKAAYMVAELAKCQANNGTAGFAAGYLSGFPESDFTALEAGTLSNGNVPYYVIHKTLAGLLDVWRCLGSTQARDVLLALAGWVDTRTARLSSTQLQSVLNTEFGGMNEVLTDLYQQTGDGRWLTAAQRFDHAAVFTPLAANTDQLNGLHANTQVPKWIGAAREYKATGTTRYRDIAVNAWAMTVTAHSYVIGGNSQAEHFRPANAIAAYLNQDTCEHCNSYNMLKLTRELWQLYPDQAAYFDFFERVLLNHVVGAQNPADSHGHVTYFTPLNPGGRRGVGPAWGGGTWSTDYTTFWCCQGTGVEVNTKLMDSIYFYNGTTLTVNLFVPSVLTWSQRGITVTQTTTYPVGDTTTLTVTGSVSGSWSLRVRIPAWASGATVSVNGTVQNITVTPGAYATITRSWTSGDTVTVRLPMQLAVRPANDNAGVVALTYGPSVLAGNYGSTTLPALPALTTASVTRTSTSSLAFTATANGATVNLGPFSDAHGFNYTVYWSTDPASYRLVNAASGLVLGVRDMSTADGGLALQWTDSGTADHNWELIVDGSAVRLRNINSGKVLGVQNMSTADGAIVLQWTDNGTADHRWTIVDNGDGTHKLRNANSAKLLGILNGSTGNGAQAVQDPDNGTADNLWRFVPNGARRIQNLGSGLVLGVQNMSTADGGLVVQGGDNGTADHLWTAVVDTGGYLRLRNANSGKVLGVEGASTANGARVLQWADNGTTDHRWRLRYGANGYFRIQCVNGGRVLGVSGASTTAGAQVVIWDDNGTNDHLWRFV, from the coding sequence ATGCCCTCGTTCCCGCTCAGTCGCCGGGGTCTGTTCCAGGCCGCCGGGGTGACCGCCGTCGCCGCCGTGCCCGCCCTGGCCGCGACCGCAGCCCACGCCGCGACAGTGCCGCCCGCGCGTTCCGACATCGGTGTCGGCGCGTACGCCTTCGACCTCGGCCAGGTGCAGCTGACCTCCGGCCGCCTGCTCGACAACCAGAACCGGACGCTGGCCTATCTGCGGTTCGTCGACGTCGACCGGCTGCTGTACAACTTCCGGGCCAACCACAAGCTCTCGACGAACGGCGCCGCCGCCACCGGGGGCTGGGACGCGCCGACGTTCCCGTTCCGCACCCACGTCCAGGGCCACTTCCTGACCGCCTGGGCGCAGGCGTACGCCGTCCTCGGCGACCCGACCTGCCGGGACAAGGCCGCGTACATGGTGGCCGAACTGGCCAAGTGCCAGGCGAACAACGGCACGGCCGGATTCGCCGCCGGCTACCTGTCCGGCTTCCCGGAGTCGGATTTCACCGCGCTGGAGGCGGGCACGCTGTCCAACGGCAACGTGCCGTACTACGTCATCCACAAGACCCTCGCCGGGCTGCTCGACGTGTGGCGCTGCCTCGGCAGCACGCAGGCCCGCGACGTCCTGCTCGCGCTCGCCGGCTGGGTCGACACGCGTACCGCGCGGCTCAGCTCGACGCAGTTGCAGTCGGTGCTCAACACCGAGTTCGGCGGGATGAACGAGGTCCTGACCGATCTGTACCAGCAGACCGGCGACGGCCGCTGGCTCACCGCCGCCCAGCGGTTCGACCACGCCGCCGTGTTCACCCCGCTGGCCGCCAACACCGATCAGCTCAACGGCCTGCACGCCAACACCCAGGTGCCCAAGTGGATCGGGGCCGCCCGGGAGTACAAGGCCACCGGCACGACCCGGTATCGCGACATCGCCGTCAACGCGTGGGCGATGACCGTCACCGCGCACAGCTACGTCATCGGCGGCAACAGCCAGGCCGAGCACTTCCGGCCCGCGAACGCCATCGCGGCGTACCTGAACCAGGACACCTGCGAACACTGCAACAGCTACAACATGCTCAAGCTGACCCGGGAGCTGTGGCAGCTGTACCCGGATCAGGCGGCGTACTTCGACTTCTTCGAACGGGTCCTGCTCAACCACGTCGTCGGCGCGCAGAACCCGGCCGACAGCCACGGCCACGTCACCTACTTCACCCCGCTCAACCCCGGTGGCCGGCGAGGAGTCGGCCCGGCCTGGGGCGGCGGCACCTGGAGCACCGACTACACGACGTTCTGGTGCTGCCAGGGCACCGGCGTCGAGGTCAACACCAAGCTGATGGACTCGATCTACTTCTACAACGGCACCACGCTCACGGTGAACCTGTTCGTCCCGTCCGTGCTGACCTGGTCGCAGCGCGGCATCACGGTCACCCAGACCACGACCTACCCCGTCGGCGACACCACGACGCTCACCGTCACCGGCAGTGTCAGCGGCTCCTGGTCGTTGCGCGTACGCATTCCGGCGTGGGCGTCGGGCGCGACGGTCAGCGTCAACGGCACCGTCCAGAACATCACCGTCACCCCTGGCGCGTACGCGACGATCACCCGGTCCTGGACGTCCGGCGACACGGTGACCGTACGCCTGCCGATGCAGCTCGCCGTACGCCCGGCGAACGACAACGCGGGTGTGGTCGCGCTGACCTACGGCCCGTCGGTGCTGGCCGGGAACTACGGCAGCACGACGCTCCCGGCCCTTCCGGCGCTGACCACCGCGTCGGTCACGCGTACCAGTACCAGTTCGCTGGCGTTCACCGCGACGGCCAACGGCGCCACGGTCAACCTCGGCCCGTTCTCCGACGCCCACGGCTTCAACTACACCGTCTACTGGAGTACGGACCCCGCGAGCTATCGCCTCGTCAACGCGGCCAGCGGGCTCGTGCTCGGCGTGCGGGACATGTCGACCGCCGACGGTGGCCTCGCCTTGCAGTGGACCGACAGCGGCACCGCCGACCACAATTGGGAGCTGATCGTCGACGGTTCAGCCGTACGCCTGCGCAACATCAACAGCGGCAAGGTGCTCGGCGTACAGAACATGTCCACAGCCGACGGCGCGATCGTGTTGCAGTGGACCGACAACGGCACCGCCGACCACCGGTGGACGATCGTCGACAATGGCGACGGTACGCACAAGCTCCGCAACGCCAACAGCGCCAAGCTGCTGGGCATTCTGAACGGCTCCACCGGCAACGGTGCGCAGGCCGTCCAGGACCCGGACAACGGCACGGCCGACAACCTGTGGCGGTTCGTTCCCAACGGCGCTCGGCGCATCCAGAATCTCGGCAGCGGGCTCGTCCTCGGCGTACAAAACATGTCCACTGCGGACGGTGGGCTGGTCGTGCAAGGGGGTGACAACGGCACGGCCGACCACCTGTGGACCGCGGTCGTCGACACCGGGGGGTATCTGCGGCTGCGCAACGCCAACAGCGGCAAGGTTCTCGGCGTGGAGGGCGCGAGCACCGCGAACGGCGCGCGAGTGCTGCAGTGGGCGGACAACGGCACCACGGACCATCGCTGGCGGCTGCGGTACGGCGCGAACGGCTACTTCCGCATCCAGTGCGTCAACGGCGGCCGGGTGCTGGGTGTCTCCGGCGCCTCGACCACTGCGGGCGCGCAGGTCGTGATCTGGGACGACAACGGCACCAACGACCACCTGTGGCGGTTCGTCTAG